In the genome of Fimbriimonadaceae bacterium, the window GGAGTGAAAGGCTCCCTCGCCGAAAACCCAAGGTTTCCTGTGCAACGTTCATCGGCGCAGGGTGAGTCGGTCCCTAAGGTGAGGCAGAAATGCGTAGCTGATGGGAAACTGGTTAAAATTCCAGTACCTTTTATCAATGCGATGTGGGGACGGAGAAGGTTAACTCAGCCGGGTGTTGGATGTCCCGGTTCAAGCGTGTAGACATGCTGCTTAGGCAAATCCGGGCGGCTAAGTTGAGACGTGATAACGCAACACTCTTCGGAGTGCCAAGTGAGCGATACCATGCTTCCAGGAAAAGCCACTAAGCTTCAGTTGATAAGAGACCGTACCGTAAACCGACACAGGTGGGTAGGATGAGAATTCTAAGGCGCTTGAGAGAACTCAGGAGAAGGAACTCGGCAAAATTGCACCGTAACTTCGGGAGAAGGTGTGCCCCTTGTACGTGTAGCGCTTCGCGCGTGAAGCGGAATGGGGTTGCAATAAAAAGGTGGCTGCGACTGTTTATTAAAAACACAGCACTCTGCCAACACGAAAGTGGACGTATAGAGTGTGACGCCTGCCCGGTGCCGGAAGGTTAAATGATGGGGTGCAAGCTCTTGATTGAAGCCCCGGTAAACGGCGGCCGTAACTATAACGGTCCTAAGGTAGCGAAATTCCTTGTCGGGTAAGTTCCGACCTGCACGAATGGCGTAACGATGGCCACACTGTCTCCTCCTGGGACTCAGCGAAGTTGAAATGTTTGTGAAGATGCAATCTCCCCGCGGCTAGACGGAAAGACCCCGTGCACCTTTACTGTAGCTTTACATTGGACTTTGACAACATTTGTGTAGGATAGGTGGGAGGCTTTGAAGTGGGTTCGCTAGAACTCATGGAGCCATCGTTGAAATACCACCCTGATGTTGTTGGGGTTCTAACCTAGATCCATAATCTGGATTGGGGACCGTGTATGGTAGGCAGTTTGACTGGGGCGGTCTCCTCCCAAATTGTAACGGAGGAGTACGAAGGTACGCTAGGTACGGTCGGAAATCGTGCTGATAGTGCAATGGCAAAAGCGTGCTTGACTGCGAGACTGACAAGTCGAGCAGATGCGAAAGCAGGTCATAGTGATCCGGTGGTTCTGTATGGAAGGGCCATCGCTCAACGGATAAAAGGTACGCCGGGGATAACAGGCTGATTCCTCCCAAGAGTTCATATCGACGGGGGAGTTTGGCACCTCGATGTCGGCTCATCACATCCTGGGGCTGTAGCCGGTCCCAAGGGTATGGCTGTTCGCCATTTAAAGTGGTACGTGAGCTGGGTTTAAAACGTCGTGAGACAGTTTGGTCCCTATCTGCCGTGGGCGTTGGAAGTTTGAGTGGACCTGCTCCTAGTACGAGAGGACCGGAGTGGACGCACCTCTGGTGTACCGGTTATGACGCCAGTCGTATTGCCGGGTAGCTAAGTGCGGACGAGATAACCGCTGAAAGCATCTAAGCGGGAAACTCACCTCAAGATAAGACTTCCCGAGGGTTAAACCCTCCTAAAGGTTCGTTGAAGACTACGACGTTGATAGGTCGGGTGTGGAAGCATAGTAATATGTTAAGCTAACCGATACTAATTGACCGTGCGGCTTGATCCTATAACTTTAATACTTTTGTTAAATTGAAGCTAAAAGCACAATGATAATAATTTAACCTAATACTTTCCAAGAATAATTGCGTATTACTTTTTCCGAATTGAAATAGTATTACTGAGAGTTTAGATGTGATACGCAAACAGTTTCGCTTGGCGGCCATAGCGCTCTGGACCCACCTCTTCCCATCCCGAACAGAATCGTGAAACGGAGTTGCGCCGATGATAGTGTGCATACGCATGTGAAAGTAGGTTACCGCCAGGCACCCAATTTTTTTCTACCAGAAGAACAGCATTCTTGAATGCATTGTCTGTTCGGGATTCATTCTTATTCTGGGTTCTTTAAGCGTGTTACGGCTTTATTGACCCTCCTTCGCATGATTTTTCAAGTTAGGTATGCCCCACGCACATGGTTTGCACCAATTGCTAAGCAGTGTCGCTGTGCGTGTGATTGGCACGCCAGAGGCCGTGTTAATGTAATCGGTGCGTTGATCGACAAATGTCTTCTGATGTGTCAACACTTTTCTGGACACGAAGTTAAGCAGCATTTTGCTGCAACTCGAAGTCAACGGGCGATATATCCATTAGCTGAATGCAATCGTTCTCGGTTGTAAAATACTTCGATATATTCAAACACAGCTTGTTTAGCTTCTTCCCGAGAATGGAACGTTTGATGATGGATCAATTCGGTTTTTAAGGTATGGAAGAAGCTTTCCGACACGGCGTTGACGCTCCTATGTCAA includes:
- a CDS encoding IS3 family transposase; the encoded protein is MSESFFHTLKTELIHHQTFHSREEAKQAVFEYIEVFYNRERLHSANGYIAR